A single genomic interval of Prunus dulcis chromosome 5, ALMONDv2, whole genome shotgun sequence harbors:
- the LOC117628560 gene encoding triose phosphate/phosphate translocator, non-green plastid, chloroplastic-like, translating to MQSATFTLSPSLRLPKPRRQSSATLNPRFDRIRASVSSNPNNLTPHMNGTLSASLPRRSWSLSSSSSNFKLRPWTSMPLVDSDAGTSRFEVRATAESAEESSESSSMFKTLELGALFGLWYLFNIYFNIYNKQVLKVFPNPVTVTGIQFAVGTVLVLLMWGLNLYKKPKVSGAQLAAILPLAVVHTLGNLFTNMSLGKVAVSFTHTIKASEPFFSVILSAMFLGEIPTPWVVASLIPIVGGVGLASVTEASFNWAGFWSAMASNLTNQSRNVLSKKVMVKKEANMDNITLFSIITVMSFFLLTPVAIFMEGVKFTPAALQSAGLNVQEVYIRSLIAALCFHAYQQVSYMILQRVSPVTHSVGNCVKRVVVIVSSVLFFKTPVSPINSLGTGVALAGVFLYSRVKRIKAKPKTA from the exons ATGCAGAGCGCAACCTTCACTCTCTCACCTTCTCTCCGGCTTCCGAAGCCTCGGAGACAATCGAGCGCAACTTTGAACCCTAGATTCGATCGTATACGTGCATCAGTCTCTTCGAATCCTAACAATCTCACGCCTCATATGAATGGTACCCTATCTGCTTCTCTACCTCGCCGATCCTGGtctctctcttcatcttcttctaaTTTCAAGCTCAGGCCATGGACTTCCATGCCTTTAGTGGATTCCGATGCCGGAACGAGTCGTTTTGAGGTCAGGGCTACTGCAGAGAGCGCTGAGGAGAGCTCTGAGTCTAGCAGCATGTTTAAAACGCTTGAGCTCGGGGCGTTGTTTGGCCTCTGGTACCTATTCAACATCTACTTCAATATTTACAACAAGCAG GTCTTGAAGGTGTTCCCAAACCCAGTAACTGTCACTGGAATACAATTTGCTGTTGGGACTGTCCTTGTTTTGCTTATGTGGGGTTTGAATCTCTACAAAAAGCCAAAAGTTAGCGGTGCACAG CTTGCAGCAATTCTGCCACTGGCGGTGGTGCACACTTTGGGGAACCTTTTTACTAATATGAGTCTTGGGAAAGTGGCTGTCTCATTCACTCATACCATCAAAGCTAGTGAACCATTTTTCTCAGTTATCCTTTCTGCCATGTTTCTCGGGGAG ATACCTACTCCTTGGGTGGTTGCTTCCTTGATACCAATCGTTGGTGGAGTGGGACTGGCATCAGTTACTGAGGCGTCGTTTAATTG GGCTGGATTTTGGAGTGCTATGGCTTCCAATTTGACAAACCAATCTCGTAATGTCCTTAGCAAAAAGGTCATGGTTAAGAAAGAG GCAAATATGGACAACATTACACTCTTCTCAATAATAACAGTCATGTCCTTTTTCTTGTTAACCCCTGTGGCTATCTTCATGGAAGGGGTGAAATTTACTCCAGCAGCCCTGCAATCTGCC GGATTGAATGTGCAAGAAGTATACATTAGGTCTCTTATTGCTGCACTCTGCTTCCATGCGTATCAGCAG GTTTCTTACATGATATTGCAGAGAGTGTCGCCTGTTACCCACTCCGTCGGAAATTGTGTGAAGCGAGTGGTGGTTATCGTGAGCTCTGTCCTCTTCTTCAAAACACCCGTCTCACCTATTAACTCTCTTG GCACTGGAGTAGCGCTTGCTGGGGTTTTCCTGTATTCAAGGGTGAAGCGCATTAAAGCAAAGCCGAAGACTGCTTGA